The region ATATGCTTCTAACATGAAAATCCTCCAAAGTACTTGCTCTGTTATTGACCTAATCTACTTTAACAAATTTATGATTAAATGCAATTAATTTGTTTGAAGGGGATGAGTTAAAAAAAAGATGGTGAATGTGATAAAATTAAATCTTGAGGAACTATGGGAGGGATACAGAATGGTTGAGGATTGGAATAATTTTCTTGTGCCATATCAACAAGCCGTTGATGAACTAAAGGTTAAACTACGTGGTATGCGGACACAATTTATGCGTACCAGTGGAGTTAGTCCAATTGAGTTTGTTACAGGACGGGTGAAACCGGTTGATAGTATAACTGAAAAAATGGTACGACGTCAGGTTGATGAGAGTCGTATTGAGCAGGACATGCAGGATATAGCGGGTGTTCGAGTTATGTGTCAATTTGTGGAGGATATCTATACGGTGGTTGATCTTTTACGTAAACGTACTGATATGACAATTATCGAAGAACGCGATTATGTTGAAAATGAAAAGCCAAGTGGTTATAGATCATACCATATCGTTGTTGAGTATCCCGTACAAATGATGAATGGTCAAAAGAAAATTCTTGCTGAAATTCAAGTTCGAACATTAGAAATGAATTTTTGGGCAACCATTGAACATGC is a window of Pediococcus claussenii ATCC BAA-344 DNA encoding:
- a CDS encoding GTP pyrophosphokinase family protein, with amino-acid sequence MVEDWNNFLVPYQQAVDELKVKLRGMRTQFMRTSGVSPIEFVTGRVKPVDSITEKMVRRQVDESRIEQDMQDIAGVRVMCQFVEDIYTVVDLLRKRTDMTIIEERDYVENEKPSGYRSYHIVVEYPVQMMNGQKKILAEIQVRTLEMNFWATIEHALNYKFDGEFPEDLRKRLKIASVKSYELDKEMSDIKKEIMKSQTK